A genomic region of Deinococcus metalli contains the following coding sequences:
- a CDS encoding alpha-mannosidase: MTHPQDDPTPPAPLTVHLVGHAHIDPVWLWDWREGVETVRATVRSALDRLTENPDMVFAHSSAAQYAWLERFPELLAEVRAAVTRGQWEPVGGWWVEPDANLPHGESFARQALHGQRTLERVVGRRATVGFLPDSFGHPATLPQLLALSGLTSFVFMRPSAHELELPQNLFRWVGPDGTSLPCVRIEAYSSNPHHVQSSLERNLRWHPPGARHWLGLYGVGNHGGGPTKRAIANLRALNDDPAWPALQMDSFEHFFDLVRAQEAQPGGALPEYAGELQHHARGCYAAVSEIKRLVREAERRLIDAERLAVLAGPVGHPYPHAALTRAWERVLFNQFHDVLAGSSIRRAYDAARAQLGEALAVADETEFFAMQAIAARIDTRRDGADVDEVIRSVRWDGPTWVSDYGDGVPVVVFNSSARPRRDLVEVEINDWHTDDLTLTDETGREVPYQRLDPESVSGGRPRMAFLADVPAGGYRLYRALAEAPAPVADTGLSVTEHPSGDVTLENAFLRVEFSARSGAVSRIVDKARDLELLAGHAGALHVVYDGSDTWGHGMTSLRGVVGLFGGAQLRVVERGPLRATVRVTTRWGASTAVQDVALDAHSAEIHGRVVLDWHEPHHAAQLSVPLALSGVEATFEVPYGHVVRPADGQEEPVGRWLDVSGVVRGARGRAHPAGAALTSDCKASASVLGGEVRLTLARSPIYAHHDPARPDPQRDHDHIDQGRQETRWALCPHAGDWRAAGIPERAGHVGRPMPLTREYVHPGDLPPRHSLLQLDGLDGAAVSAVKRAEDGDAVIVRLHEWAGRGARGTLHWDGTAIPVDLRPHQILSLRVEPGGAACAVNFLEEPL, encoded by the coding sequence GTGACCCATCCCCAGGACGACCCCACTCCACCCGCTCCACTCACCGTGCACCTCGTCGGACACGCCCACATCGACCCGGTGTGGCTGTGGGACTGGCGCGAGGGCGTCGAGACCGTCCGCGCGACCGTCCGCAGCGCCCTGGACCGCCTGACCGAGAACCCGGACATGGTCTTCGCCCACTCCAGCGCCGCGCAGTACGCGTGGCTGGAACGCTTCCCGGAGCTGCTGGCCGAGGTGCGCGCGGCGGTGACCCGCGGCCAGTGGGAGCCGGTCGGCGGGTGGTGGGTCGAGCCCGACGCCAACCTGCCGCACGGCGAGTCCTTCGCGCGGCAGGCGCTGCACGGCCAGCGCACCCTGGAGCGCGTGGTGGGCCGCCGGGCCACGGTCGGCTTCCTGCCGGATTCCTTCGGCCATCCCGCCACGCTGCCGCAGCTGCTGGCGCTCTCGGGGCTCACGTCGTTCGTGTTCATGCGCCCCTCGGCCCACGAGCTGGAGCTGCCGCAGAACCTCTTCCGCTGGGTCGGCCCGGACGGCACCTCGCTGCCGTGCGTGCGCATCGAGGCGTACTCGTCCAATCCGCACCACGTCCAGAGCAGCCTGGAGCGCAACCTGCGCTGGCACCCGCCGGGCGCGCGCCACTGGCTGGGCCTGTACGGCGTGGGCAACCACGGCGGCGGCCCCACCAAGCGCGCCATCGCCAACCTGCGCGCCCTGAACGACGATCCCGCGTGGCCGGCGCTCCAGATGGATTCGTTTGAGCATTTCTTCGACCTCGTGCGGGCGCAGGAGGCCCAGCCGGGCGGCGCGCTGCCGGAGTACGCCGGCGAGCTGCAGCACCACGCGCGCGGGTGCTACGCCGCCGTCAGCGAGATCAAGCGGCTGGTCCGCGAGGCCGAGCGCCGCCTGATCGACGCCGAGCGTCTGGCGGTCCTGGCCGGGCCCGTCGGGCACCCGTATCCCCACGCCGCCCTGACCCGCGCGTGGGAGCGCGTGCTGTTCAACCAGTTCCACGACGTGCTGGCCGGCAGCTCCATCCGGCGGGCCTACGACGCGGCGCGCGCGCAGCTCGGTGAGGCGCTCGCGGTGGCCGACGAAACAGAATTCTTCGCCATGCAGGCGATCGCCGCGCGCATCGACACCCGCCGGGACGGCGCGGACGTGGACGAGGTGATCCGCTCGGTGCGCTGGGACGGCCCCACGTGGGTGAGTGACTACGGCGACGGCGTGCCGGTCGTGGTCTTCAACTCCAGCGCGCGGCCCCGCCGCGATCTGGTCGAGGTCGAGATCAACGACTGGCACACCGACGACCTGACGCTCACCGACGAGACCGGGCGCGAGGTGCCGTACCAGCGGCTCGATCCCGAGAGCGTCAGCGGCGGCCGCCCACGTATGGCCTTCCTGGCCGACGTGCCCGCCGGCGGGTACCGGCTGTACCGCGCGCTGGCCGAGGCGCCCGCCCCGGTCGCCGACACCGGCCTCAGCGTCACCGAGCACCCGTCTGGCGACGTCACGCTGGAGAACGCCTTCCTGCGCGTGGAGTTCTCCGCCCGCAGCGGCGCCGTCAGCCGGATCGTGGACAAGGCCCGCGACCTTGAGCTGCTCGCGGGCCACGCCGGCGCGCTGCACGTCGTGTACGACGGCAGCGACACCTGGGGTCACGGCATGACGTCGCTGCGCGGCGTGGTGGGGCTCTTCGGCGGGGCGCAGCTGCGCGTGGTGGAGCGCGGGCCGCTGCGCGCCACGGTGCGTGTGACCACCCGCTGGGGCGCGTCGACGGCCGTGCAGGACGTCGCCCTGGACGCCCACAGCGCCGAGATCCACGGCCGCGTGGTGCTGGACTGGCACGAACCGCACCACGCGGCCCAGCTCAGTGTCCCGCTGGCGCTGAGCGGTGTGGAGGCCACGTTCGAGGTGCCCTACGGCCACGTGGTGCGCCCCGCCGACGGCCAGGAGGAACCGGTCGGCCGCTGGCTGGACGTGAGCGGCGTGGTGCGGGGCGCGCGTGGCCGTGCCCACCCGGCCGGCGCAGCGCTCACGAGCGACTGCAAGGCCTCCGCGAGCGTGCTGGGCGGCGAGGTGCGGCTGACGCTGGCCCGCTCGCCCATCTACGCGCACCACGATCCGGCCCGGCCCGATCCGCAGCGCGACCACGACCACATCGACCAGGGCCGCCAGGAGACGCGCTGGGCGCTGTGCCCGCACGCCGGGGACTGGCGCGCGGCGGGCATCCCCGAGCGGGCCGGGCACGTGGGGCGGCCGATGCCCCTGACCCGCGAGTATGTCCACCCGGGCGACCTGCCGCCCCGGCACAGCCTGCTGCAACTGGACGGCCTGGACGGCGCGGCGGTGAGCGCCGTGAAACGCGCCGAGGACGGTGACGCCGTGATCGTCCGGCTGCACGAGTGGGCCGGACGGGGCGCCCGCGGCACCCTGCACTGGGACGGGACCGCCATTCCCGTCGACCTTCGGCCGCACCAGATCCTGAGCCTGCGTGTGGAACCGGGCGGCGCCGCCTGCGCCGTGAACTTCCTGGAGGAGCCGCTGTGA
- a CDS encoding class II fructose-bisphosphate aldolase has translation MSDVMPGTSPLTDLLRPAQRDGYAVAALSARYRACVRPALEAALELRSPVIVEISQRELGWFGLSPRDFRDALEAAVRDLDFRYPLALHLDHSWEPAVIHAAIDAGFSSVMIDASAQPFEENVRQTRDIVTYAHARGVSVEAELGKLTTTDQLETEGDEALYTVPEEALEFVERTGCDALAVSIGTAHGVYPVKDPKIDFERLEAIRALLPEVPLVLHGGSGLPAATVHRAIALPGGGVSKMNVATDLENALLAAMGGLPRMTSAELDALEPGVRALGLAAVKAEAKDKIEHFVRSAGRAGT, from the coding sequence ATGTCTGACGTGATGCCCGGGACGTCGCCGCTGACGGATCTGCTGAGGCCCGCCCAGCGGGATGGTTACGCGGTGGCGGCCCTCAGCGCGCGCTACCGCGCGTGCGTGCGGCCGGCCCTGGAGGCCGCTCTGGAGCTGCGCAGCCCGGTGATCGTGGAGATCAGCCAGCGCGAACTCGGGTGGTTCGGCCTGTCGCCGCGCGACTTCCGGGACGCGCTGGAGGCGGCCGTGCGCGACCTGGACTTCCGGTACCCGCTGGCGCTGCACCTCGACCACAGCTGGGAGCCGGCGGTGATCCACGCGGCCATCGACGCGGGCTTTTCCAGCGTGATGATCGACGCGTCCGCGCAGCCCTTCGAGGAGAACGTGCGCCAGACGCGCGACATCGTCACGTACGCCCACGCGCGCGGCGTGAGCGTGGAGGCCGAACTGGGCAAGCTGACCACCACCGACCAGCTGGAAACCGAGGGAGACGAGGCGCTGTACACCGTTCCCGAGGAGGCGCTGGAATTCGTCGAGCGCACCGGCTGCGACGCGCTGGCGGTGTCCATCGGCACGGCGCACGGCGTGTATCCGGTCAAGGACCCGAAGATCGACTTCGAGCGGCTCGAAGCCATCCGCGCCCTGCTGCCCGAGGTGCCGCTGGTGCTGCACGGCGGGAGCGGCCTGCCGGCGGCCACGGTCCACCGCGCGATTGCCCTGCCCGGCGGCGGCGTCTCCAAGATGAACGTCGCCACGGACCTCGAGAACGCCCTGCTGGCCGCGATGGGAGGCCTGCCGCGCATGACCAGCGCCGAGTTGGACGCCCTGGAGCCGGGCGTGCGGGCCCTCGGCCTGGCCGCCGTGAAGGCCGAGGCAAAGGACAAGATCGAGCACTTCGTCCGCTCGGCGGGCCGGGCAGGAACATGA
- a CDS encoding alpha-mannosidase — MTRPSADPAAPGPAPLRPLSVHVYHHTHWDREWWGTRERFRFRLMHTVDAVLGALDADPALTCFVLDGQTIILTDYLEVRPAERERVSDLIRAGRLFVGPWHILPDEFLVSGEATIRNLWLGRRVAAALDVPLSGVGYLPDQFGHTAQMPQILRGFGIDSAVVWRGFGAPPLGGDDGDGEVGHDIYRYARSRDPRFPARTQNEFWWEAPDGTRVLGIYLPLEYYRSHHKERADDPEFTRDQTHGRARRTLAHLGAYSATGVVLEPLGGDHLPVDPRLPRLLREIGAELDGEGVTYRLSSLDAYVAAVREHEERISVVWPGEGRAFGRKAHLLPAVLSARMPLKQRNARAQSELERYAEPLQALAGALGERHESDYLWHAWDTLIQNHPHDSICGCSTDQVHREMVTRFDEAEQAAAVLAEDALGSVLARVDTAFAGGGQVIGVFNPLNWPRSELTTALLSPHLEITPEGWALHDEHGSEVPFQVQVHRHPTDKSEPWSWLPRAGHRSHDNDVFTAVSFVATDVPGIGYRTYALRPRDVYTPQERVRPYAVAGNVALDKGHHAAELQVGPGTLENAHLKVTVEPDGSVTLLDRASGQTYAGLNTFDDGGDNGDTYNYAWPLGDQILSSAGATVRTEWVEVGPARATLRVTRRWALPAGLSADRQSRSADDVPFVIHSDLTLTPGARRLDIRTHGENTARDHRLRALFPLGGPATMSSAESQFAVVDRPTALPDDQRGSSEPAVHEHPQQSFVSVWGGVRGLTVANRGLPEFSAGEDGTLRLTLLRCVGYLSRDDLLTRVGGAGPTIPTPDAQLLGPFEAEYSVIPHAGTWDDAQVWQGAHAFNAPLRAQARTSQVLPLRNAHRDEAVTLPPSGQLVDLDGGVLLSALKRAENGEALIVRFVNLSAAARDATLRAHWSVRRAARVDLREHELAELPVADGTVTVATRPWEIVTVALHLEAR, encoded by the coding sequence TTGACCCGACCCTCCGCAGACCCGGCCGCGCCCGGCCCGGCTCCCCTCCGGCCGCTGAGCGTCCACGTGTACCACCACACCCACTGGGACCGCGAGTGGTGGGGCACCCGCGAGCGCTTCCGATTCCGGCTGATGCACACCGTGGACGCCGTGCTGGGCGCCCTGGACGCCGACCCGGCCCTGACGTGCTTCGTGCTCGACGGCCAGACCATCATCCTGACCGACTACCTGGAGGTGCGCCCGGCCGAGCGCGAGCGCGTGAGTGACCTGATCCGCGCGGGGCGGCTGTTCGTGGGCCCGTGGCACATCCTGCCCGACGAGTTCCTGGTGAGCGGCGAGGCCACCATCCGCAACCTGTGGCTGGGCCGCCGGGTGGCCGCCGCGCTGGACGTGCCGCTGAGCGGCGTGGGCTACCTGCCGGACCAGTTCGGCCACACCGCGCAGATGCCGCAGATCCTGCGCGGCTTCGGCATCGACAGCGCCGTCGTGTGGCGCGGCTTCGGCGCCCCGCCGCTGGGCGGCGACGACGGCGACGGCGAGGTGGGGCACGACATCTACCGCTACGCGCGCTCGCGCGACCCGCGCTTTCCGGCCCGCACCCAGAACGAGTTCTGGTGGGAAGCGCCCGACGGCACGCGGGTGCTGGGCATCTACCTGCCGCTGGAGTACTACCGCAGCCATCACAAGGAGCGCGCCGATGACCCCGAATTCACCCGCGACCAGACGCACGGCCGCGCCCGGCGCACGCTGGCGCACCTGGGCGCGTACTCGGCAACCGGGGTGGTGCTCGAACCGCTCGGCGGCGACCACCTGCCGGTCGACCCGCGCCTGCCCAGGCTCCTGCGGGAGATCGGCGCGGAGCTGGACGGCGAGGGCGTCACGTACCGCCTGTCCTCGCTCGACGCGTACGTGGCCGCGGTGCGCGAGCACGAGGAGCGGATCAGCGTGGTGTGGCCGGGCGAGGGCCGCGCGTTCGGGCGCAAGGCGCACCTGCTGCCCGCCGTGCTCAGCGCCCGCATGCCCCTCAAGCAGCGCAACGCCCGCGCCCAGAGCGAACTCGAACGCTACGCCGAGCCGCTCCAGGCCCTCGCGGGCGCGCTGGGCGAGCGCCATGAGAGTGACTACCTGTGGCACGCGTGGGACACACTGATCCAGAACCATCCCCACGACTCGATCTGCGGGTGCTCGACCGATCAGGTGCACCGCGAGATGGTCACCCGCTTCGACGAGGCCGAGCAGGCGGCGGCGGTACTCGCCGAGGACGCCCTCGGCAGCGTACTGGCGCGGGTGGATACGGCTTTCGCGGGCGGGGGCCAGGTGATCGGCGTGTTCAATCCGCTCAACTGGCCGCGCAGCGAGCTGACGACCGCCCTGCTCAGCCCCCACCTAGAGATCACCCCGGAGGGCTGGGCACTGCACGACGAGCACGGCAGCGAGGTGCCCTTCCAGGTGCAGGTCCATCGTCACCCCACCGACAAGTCCGAGCCGTGGAGCTGGCTGCCGCGCGCCGGCCACCGCAGCCATGACAACGACGTGTTCACCGCCGTGTCCTTCGTGGCGACGGACGTGCCGGGAATCGGGTACCGCACCTACGCCCTGCGGCCGCGCGACGTGTATACCCCGCAGGAACGCGTGCGGCCCTACGCGGTGGCCGGGAACGTCGCGCTGGACAAGGGGCACCACGCGGCCGAGCTGCAGGTCGGCCCCGGCACCCTGGAGAACGCCCACCTGAAGGTGACGGTGGAGCCGGACGGCAGCGTCACCCTGCTCGACAGAGCCAGCGGGCAGACCTACGCCGGCCTGAACACCTTCGATGACGGCGGCGACAACGGCGACACCTACAACTACGCGTGGCCGCTGGGCGACCAGATCCTGAGCAGCGCCGGGGCCACCGTGCGCACGGAGTGGGTCGAAGTCGGCCCCGCCCGCGCGACCCTGCGCGTGACGCGGCGCTGGGCGCTGCCCGCCGGCCTCAGCGCGGACCGCCAGAGCCGCAGCGCCGACGACGTGCCCTTCGTCATCCACAGCGACCTGACCCTCACGCCCGGCGCACGGCGGCTCGACATCCGCACGCACGGCGAGAACACGGCCCGCGACCACCGCCTGCGCGCGCTGTTCCCGCTGGGCGGCCCGGCCACCATGTCCAGCGCCGAGAGCCAGTTCGCCGTGGTCGACCGGCCCACCGCGCTGCCGGACGATCAGCGCGGAAGCAGCGAGCCGGCGGTGCACGAGCACCCGCAGCAGAGTTTCGTGAGCGTCTGGGGCGGCGTGCGCGGCCTGACGGTCGCCAACCGCGGCCTGCCGGAATTCAGCGCCGGCGAGGACGGCACACTGCGGCTCACGCTGCTGCGCTGCGTGGGCTACCTGTCACGCGACGACCTGCTGACCCGCGTGGGCGGGGCCGGCCCGACCATCCCCACGCCGGACGCCCAGCTGCTCGGGCCCTTCGAGGCCGAGTACAGCGTGATTCCGCACGCAGGCACGTGGGACGACGCGCAGGTGTGGCAAGGCGCGCACGCCTTCAACGCGCCGCTGCGGGCCCAGGCGCGCACCAGCCAGGTGCTGCCGCTGCGGAACGCCCACCGCGACGAGGCCGTCACCCTGCCGCCCAGCGGCCAGCTGGTGGATCTGGACGGCGGCGTCCTGCTGAGCGCGCTGAAGCGGGCGGAAAATGGGGAGGCACTGATCGTACGCTTTGTGAACCTCAGCGCCGCGGCGCGGGACGCCACGCTGCGCGCCCACTGGAGCGTGCGCCGCGCCGCGCGCGTGGATCTCCGTGAACACGAGCTGGCCGAGCTGCCGGTGGCGGACGGCACCGTGACCGTCGCGACCCGCCCGTGGGAGATCGTCACGGTCGCGCTGCACCTGGAGGCCCGATGA
- a CDS encoding glycosyl hydrolase 2 galactose-binding domain-containing protein: MSRPPASSTPPSLQTLNGAWELAPSLDEQWRFRGLHTGAPQAVGAFARTAWMPARVPGSVHADLLRAGVIPDVRVGLHSVEAEWVAARQWVYRRTFRVDLPAGGRLWLRFGGVDWAATVFLDGEELGRLEGAQATSRLRLPDLERHTKHSLVVVLDAPPAGQGQLGRTSQTRTLRPRYGYWWDFCTRLIQVGLVGDVTLERDGGAALLDVAALVSLSADGRRGQVRVDVAHDGAEDLPVTATLTHPDGRQETRTGRADDLCFDLAEPQLWWPRGLGEQPRYHLSAQLDGSAPVSCRFGVRDVQLVHNAASAARGAMPYTLQVNGVPVYARGFNVLPVDMTAGMDGAPERERAVIEYAAAAHATLLRFNGVAPFASQTMLEACDDLGVLVWQELPLTSSGTDNVPPALETFGSVLDAGLPPLLRRLHGHPSVALLGAGNELTGADRRPVHSEHPTIAHMLTHVRRAGLTQPFMPTSPSGPTYDLDETVARTRPEDLHDVHGPWHYRGVRDSYRPHAISRALMHSEFGCQAPARERSLRRFVRPDPWPMDDRVPEVVHHGEWWLMRHRVEEVFGPVADLRRYVLLGQAAQGDVLRHALTWNRSRVGECSAALVWQLNEPWPNAHNTAVLEYDLSPKLAYYRCREANAPYALHWGLDAPVAAATLTLRPAVLADTPGRGRVELRQLTPGGTCVWERHLDVTWPGEATSLSLPIIGEPTLLRGRVLDDAGALLAESEQWVAPDRPTPFAALADLPDTRIHVDTDGSQLTVTNAGRVAAPWLSLEALEDGLEVFSDSGFTLLPGESRSVTATLRGLDGAARPFTLSVQAVNVAPVHVEVTP, from the coding sequence TTGTCCCGTCCTCCAGCTTCCTCCACCCCTCCCTCCCTCCAGACCCTGAATGGCGCGTGGGAACTCGCGCCCTCGCTGGACGAGCAGTGGCGCTTCCGGGGACTGCACACTGGCGCGCCGCAGGCGGTCGGAGCCTTCGCGCGCACCGCGTGGATGCCGGCGCGGGTGCCCGGCTCCGTCCACGCCGACCTCCTGCGCGCCGGCGTGATCCCCGACGTCCGCGTGGGCCTGCACAGCGTAGAGGCTGAGTGGGTGGCCGCCCGCCAGTGGGTCTACCGCCGCACCTTCCGGGTCGACCTGCCGGCCGGTGGGCGGTTGTGGCTGCGCTTCGGGGGCGTGGACTGGGCCGCCACCGTGTTCCTGGACGGCGAGGAACTGGGCCGCTTGGAGGGCGCGCAGGCCACCTCACGCCTGCGGCTGCCGGACCTGGAGCGCCACACCAAGCACTCGTTGGTCGTGGTCCTCGACGCGCCGCCCGCCGGACAGGGCCAGCTGGGCCGCACCAGCCAGACCCGCACCCTGCGGCCCCGCTACGGCTACTGGTGGGACTTCTGCACCCGGCTGATCCAGGTCGGTCTGGTGGGTGACGTCACGCTGGAACGCGACGGGGGCGCCGCCCTGCTGGACGTGGCGGCGCTGGTCTCGCTCTCGGCGGATGGCCGCCGGGGGCAGGTCCGGGTGGACGTGGCCCACGACGGCGCGGAGGATCTGCCTGTGACGGCGACCCTGACGCATCCGGACGGCCGGCAGGAGACCCGGACGGGACGGGCCGATGACCTGTGCTTTGACCTCGCTGAGCCGCAGCTGTGGTGGCCGCGCGGCCTGGGGGAACAGCCGCGGTATCACTTGAGCGCCCAACTGGACGGCAGCGCCCCCGTCTCCTGCCGCTTCGGGGTGCGCGACGTGCAGCTGGTGCACAACGCGGCCTCGGCGGCGCGGGGGGCCATGCCGTATACCCTTCAGGTCAACGGGGTGCCGGTCTACGCGCGCGGCTTCAACGTGCTGCCGGTGGACATGACGGCGGGGATGGACGGCGCCCCGGAGCGCGAGCGGGCTGTCATCGAGTACGCGGCGGCGGCGCACGCCACCCTGCTGCGCTTTAACGGCGTGGCCCCCTTCGCGTCCCAGACCATGCTGGAGGCCTGCGACGACCTCGGGGTGCTGGTGTGGCAGGAACTGCCCCTGACCTCGAGCGGCACCGACAACGTCCCGCCGGCCCTGGAGACCTTCGGGTCCGTACTGGACGCTGGCCTGCCACCCCTGCTGCGGCGGCTGCACGGCCACCCGAGCGTGGCGCTGCTGGGCGCCGGGAACGAGCTGACCGGCGCCGACCGGCGTCCTGTCCACTCCGAGCACCCCACCATCGCCCACATGCTGACCCACGTGCGGCGCGCGGGGCTGACGCAGCCGTTCATGCCCACCTCGCCGTCGGGACCGACCTACGACCTGGACGAGACGGTGGCCCGCACGCGACCAGAGGACCTGCACGACGTCCACGGCCCGTGGCATTACCGGGGGGTGCGCGACTCGTACCGGCCGCACGCCATCAGCCGCGCGCTGATGCACTCCGAGTTCGGCTGCCAGGCCCCGGCGCGGGAGCGCTCGCTGCGCCGCTTCGTCCGGCCCGACCCGTGGCCGATGGACGACCGCGTGCCCGAGGTCGTTCACCATGGCGAGTGGTGGCTGATGCGCCACCGCGTCGAGGAGGTGTTCGGACCGGTGGCCGACCTGCGGCGCTACGTGCTGCTGGGGCAGGCAGCGCAGGGCGACGTGCTGCGCCACGCCCTGACCTGGAACCGCTCGCGGGTGGGCGAGTGCAGCGCGGCGCTGGTGTGGCAACTGAACGAACCGTGGCCGAACGCCCACAACACCGCCGTGCTGGAGTACGACCTGTCGCCCAAGCTGGCGTATTACCGCTGCCGCGAGGCGAACGCCCCGTACGCCCTGCACTGGGGCCTGGACGCGCCGGTGGCTGCAGCCACGCTGACGCTGCGCCCGGCAGTGCTCGCGGACACGCCGGGACGGGGGCGGGTGGAGCTGCGGCAGCTCACGCCCGGCGGCACCTGCGTGTGGGAGCGGCACCTCGACGTGACGTGGCCCGGCGAGGCCACGTCTCTGTCACTCCCCATCATCGGCGAACCCACCCTGCTGCGGGGCCGCGTGCTGGACGACGCCGGAGCGCTGCTGGCCGAGAGCGAGCAGTGGGTGGCGCCGGACCGGCCCACCCCCTTCGCCGCCCTCGCTGACCTGCCCGACACGCGAATCCACGTGGACACGGACGGCTCACAGCTCACCGTCACCAACGCCGGGCGGGTCGCCGCACCGTGGCTGAGCCTGGAGGCGCTGGAGGACGGCCTGGAAGTCTTCTCGGACAGCGGCTTCACGCTGCTTCCTGGCGAGTCGCGCTCCGTGACGGCAACGTTGCGGGGTCTGGATGGGGCGGCCCGGCCCTTCACGCTGTCGGTTCAGGCGGTCAACGTGGCCCCGGTCCACGTGGAGGTCACTCCATGA
- a CDS encoding aspartate/glutamate racemase family protein produces the protein MTPPTPDMPTLALLHTTPVTLGDLPARVTAQAPHVRVINVLDDSLLADVMAAGEVTPAVHARLRAYLHAAQDAGATAVMTCCSSVGAAVDALAGELTLPVLRIDRPMAAQASALGRRVGVLATVATTLDPTADLIEREAAAAGRAVQVTRRLVEGAYAARLAGDGEEHDRRVTAALRDLRGEVDVIVLAQASMARLLATLGTEPTEGSGVPVLSSPDSGVAAALRAVEECHV, from the coding sequence ATGACCCCACCGACCCCCGACATGCCGACGCTCGCGCTGCTGCACACCACGCCCGTCACCCTGGGTGACCTGCCCGCACGGGTGACGGCCCAGGCCCCGCACGTGCGCGTCATCAACGTGCTCGACGACAGCCTGCTGGCCGACGTGATGGCCGCCGGGGAGGTCACGCCGGCCGTGCACGCCCGCCTGCGCGCGTACCTGCACGCGGCGCAGGACGCCGGCGCCACGGCGGTCATGACGTGCTGCTCGTCGGTGGGGGCGGCGGTGGACGCCCTGGCGGGCGAGCTGACCCTCCCCGTGCTGCGCATCGACCGGCCGATGGCCGCGCAGGCGTCCGCCCTCGGCCGGCGCGTGGGCGTGCTGGCGACCGTCGCCACCACCCTGGACCCCACCGCCGACCTGATCGAGCGCGAGGCCGCGGCCGCCGGACGCGCCGTGCAGGTCACCCGCCGGCTGGTGGAGGGCGCCTACGCCGCCCGGCTCGCCGGCGACGGCGAGGAGCACGACCGGCGGGTGACGGCCGCGCTGCGCGACCTGCGGGGCGAGGTGGACGTGATCGTGCTGGCCCAGGCGAGCATGGCGCGGCTGCTGGCCACCCTGGGCACCGAGCCTACAGAGGGCAGCGGCGTGCCGGTGCTGAGCAGTCCCGACAGCGGCGTGGCCGCCGCGCTGCGCGCCGTGGAGGAGTGCCATGTCTGA
- a CDS encoding sugar phosphate isomerase/epimerase family protein — MNVALNTASFAYRQTGYRGGDWGVACRTSREHFSPPATFRGRIAELLDEVRSLGYHDIELWHFHLHQRWWTPGHVNALQDELGQRGMRVVAYCGGVGDDLDEVRRGVELMTALDIPLFAGGGAMFSRERPEVVRVFREAGRVFAYENHPEPTPAAVLETVGPEDAGTLGVTIDTGWFGTQGYPADDAVRALRGRLRHVHLKDVRAAGTHETCGFGEGVVPLRAVVQALRETGYTGVLSVEHEPELFGPGPDLAAARRQLDGWLAETAQERA, encoded by the coding sequence ATGAACGTTGCCCTGAACACCGCATCCTTCGCCTACCGCCAGACCGGGTACCGGGGCGGCGACTGGGGGGTGGCGTGCCGCACCTCGCGCGAGCATTTCAGCCCGCCCGCCACCTTCCGGGGCCGCATCGCCGAACTGCTCGACGAGGTGCGCTCCCTCGGGTACCACGACATCGAGCTGTGGCACTTCCACCTGCACCAGCGCTGGTGGACGCCCGGGCACGTCAACGCCCTGCAGGACGAACTGGGGCAGCGCGGCATGCGCGTGGTCGCGTACTGCGGCGGCGTGGGCGATGATCTGGACGAGGTACGGCGCGGCGTGGAGCTGATGACCGCACTGGACATTCCCCTGTTCGCCGGGGGCGGGGCGATGTTCTCGCGGGAGCGCCCGGAGGTCGTGCGCGTGTTCCGCGAGGCCGGCCGGGTCTTCGCCTACGAGAACCATCCCGAGCCCACGCCGGCGGCGGTGCTGGAGACGGTCGGCCCGGAGGACGCGGGCACGCTGGGCGTCACCATCGACACCGGCTGGTTCGGCACCCAGGGCTATCCGGCGGACGACGCCGTGCGGGCGCTGCGCGGGCGGCTCAGGCACGTCCACCTCAAGGACGTGCGCGCCGCCGGCACGCATGAGACCTGCGGCTTCGGCGAGGGCGTGGTGCCGCTGCGCGCGGTGGTGCAGGCCCTCCGGGAGACGGGGTACACGGGCGTGCTCAGCGTGGAACACGAGCCCGAGCTGTTCGGTCCGGGGCCTGACCTGGCGGCGGCGCGGCGACAGCTGGACGGCTGGCTGGCCGAAACCGCCCAGGAGCGCGCATGA